Proteins co-encoded in one Yamadazyma tenuis chromosome 1, complete sequence genomic window:
- the VPS1 gene encoding vacuolar protein sorting-associated protein 1 (COG:U; EggNog:ENOG503NU4R), translated as MDETLIATINKLQDALSPLGGGSSSPVDLPQITVVGSQSSGKSSVLENIVGRDFLPRGTGIVTRRPLVLQLINRRANKPAQEDLISINKTTESGGQSENNADEWGEFLHLPGKKFFNFEEIRNEIVRETDAKTGKNLGISPIPINLRIYSPHVLTLTLVDLPGLTKVPVGDQPKDIERQIREMIMKFISKPNAIVLSVNAANTDLANSDGLKLAREVDPEGARTIGVLTKVDLMDEGTDVIDILAGRVIPLRFGYVPVINRGQKDIESKKTIREALKDESSFFENHPSYKAKAHYCGTPYLAKKLNGILLHHIKGTLPDIKMRIENSLKKYENELSLLGPEMSESPTSIALSMITNFTKDYNGILDGEAKELSSHELSGGARISFVFHEIFKNGITSLDPFDQIKDTDIRTIMHNTSGSAPSLFVGTQAFEVLVKQQIRRMEDPSIRCINLIFDELTRILNQILSSPQYSRYPALKEQLSQHFIQFLRDALVPTNKFVTDIIKSEETYVNTAHPDLLKGSQAMAIVEDKFHPKPQVAVDPKTGKPLPPSQQPQQSATPKEDENANGFFGGFFSSKNKKRLQSMEAPPPTLRATGAMTERETMETEVIKLLISSYYNIVKRTVTDLVPKAIMFKLIVFSKDDIQKVLIERLYNSKDLGELVKENEMTIQKRKECLKMVEVLKNASEIVSSV; from the coding sequence ATGGATGAAACTTTAATCGctaccatcaacaaattgcAAGATGCATTGTCCCCATTAGGAGGCGGGTCTAGCTCACCAGTTGACTTGCCACAAATTACGGTTGTTGGTTCTCAATCAAGTGGTAAATCCTCGGTTTTGGAGAATATTGTCGGTAGAGACTTCTTGCCAAGAGGTACTGGTATTGTTACCAGAAGACCATTGGTTTTACAGTTGATTAATAGAAGGGCAAACAAGCCAGCTCAGGAAGATTTgatctccatcaacaaaactACTGAATCCGGTGGTCAATCAGAAAACAATGCCGATGAATGGGGTGAGTTTTTGCATTTGCCTGGcaagaagtttttcaactttgaagaaatcagaaaCGAAATTGTTAGAGAAACTGATGCTAAGACTGGTAAGAATTTGGGAATTTCGCCAATTCCTATCAACTTAAGAATCTATTCCCCTCATGTcttgactttgactttggttgATTTACCAGGTTTGACCAAAGTCCCTGTTGGTGATCAGCCCAAGGATATTGAAAGGCAAATTAGGGAAATGATTATGAAATTTATTTCTAAACCTAATGCAATTGTTTTGTCGGTTAATGCTGCAAACACTGATTTGGCCAACTCTGATgggttgaagttggctAGAGAAGTTGACCCTGAAGGTGCTAGAACTATTGGGGTCTTAACCAAGGTTGATTTGATGGACGAAGGTACTGATGTTATCGATATCTTGGCGGGTAGAGTGATCCCATTAAGGTTTGGTTATGTTCCCGTCATAAATCGAGGTCAGAAGGATATAGAGAGCAAGAAGACCATCAGAGAAGCTTTGAAGGATGAAAGTAGCTTCTTTGAAAATCACCCAAGCTATAAAGCCAAGGCCCATTACTGTGGTACTCCatacttggccaagaaaTTGAATGGTATTTTGTTGCACCATATCAAGGGAACTTTGCCTGATATCAAGATGAGAATTGAAAACTCATTGAAAAAGTATGAGAACGAGTTAAGCTTATTAGGACCTGAAATGTCCGAAAGTCCAACTTCCATTGCCCTTAGTATGATCAcaaacttcaccaaagacTACAATGGTATTTTGGATGGTGAAGCTAAGGAATTGAGCTCCCACGAATTGAGTGGTGGTGCCAGAATCTCGTTTGTTTTCCAtgagatcttcaaaaacGGTATCACTTCATTAGACCCATTCGATCAAATCAAAGATACCGATATCAGAACTATCATGCATAACACTTCTGGTAGTGCTCCATCTTTATTTGTTGGAACCCAGGCCTTTGAAGTATTGGTTAAACAACAGATTCGTAGAATGGAGGATCCATCCATAAGATGTATTAACTTGATCTTTGATGAATTGACGAGAATCTTGAATCAAATTCTCAGCCTGCCTCAATACTCTCGTTATCCAGCCTTAAAGGAACAGTTGTCTCAACATTTCATACAATTCTTAAGAGATGCTTTGGTtcccaccaacaagttcGTCACCGATATCATTAAGTCGGAAGAAACTTATGTCAACACGGCTCACCCTGACTTGTTAAAGGGGTCTCAAGCCATGgccattgttgaagacaaGTTCCACCCCAAGCCCCAAGTTGCGGTTGACCCGAAGACCGGTAAGCCATTGCCACCATCTCAGCAGCCACAACAGTCAGCAACacccaaagaagatgaaaacGCCAATGGGttctttggtggattttttagctccaaaaacaaaaagagaTTACAAAGCATGGAAGCCCCTCCTCCCACATTGAGAGCCACTGGTGCCATGACCGAAAGAGAGACCATGGAAACCGAAgtgatcaagttgttaaTCTCCTCCTACTACAACATCGTCAAGAGAACCGTCACTGACTTGGTTCCTAAGGCAATTATGTTCAAATTGATTGTGTTTTCAAAAGACGATATtcaaaaggtgttgataGAAAGATTATACAACTCGAAGGACTTGGGCgagttggtgaaagaaAACGAAATGACCattcaaaagagaaaggaatgcttgaagatggtggaagtgttgaagaacgCCAGTGAAATTGTGAGCAGTGTTTAA
- the SPE2 gene encoding spermidine resistance protein (COG:T; EggNog:ENOG503NUFX) gives MVAPAYTDDSYVDHELSANLDSTSAFEGPEKLLEVWVWPNEAEVKSHSNCEDGLRSIPLKNWVDILDLVNCKILSMKSSKYMDAYLLSESSLFVFSHKIILKTCGTTTTLFCIEKLFEDIRHYVAKKVNTKEIFKVFYSRRSFMFPERQQSVHKDWKKEVKLLNEYFINGKSYVVGDFASDDHWYLYTGGQKDDECKAPGSIRDQTFEVLMTDLDPGKAEQFVTSRKPGFESFVKNGFEEDDLGHEFGFKTIKSTKLNSIFNDYDQLNKQVGGGSAQHLPSPKEDGGFESAGQFLPFNFVHDAFSFTPCGFSSNSISSNNGSYYYTLHITPESGWSYASFETNFPFSSISNSSINIVDVLIKILKVFRPGRFSVTLINEIDTKGDETELSELFNCDRRLCDLNYKKNERVLYDLESNYKLLYLNFEKF, from the coding sequence ATGGTTGCACCTGCTTACACCGATGACTCCTATGTCGACCATGAACTTAGTGCCAACTTGGATTCTACTTCCGCCTTCGAGGGCCCAGAAAAGCTTTTAGAAGTTTGGGTATGGCCCAATGAAGCTGAAGTCAAATCTCACAGCAATTGTGAAGATGGCTTGAGAAGCATCcctttgaagaactggGTTGATATCTTAGACTTGGTTAACTGTAAAATCTTGTCTATGAAATCTTCCAAGTACATGGATGCTTACTTGTTGTCTGAGTCTTCGTTGTTTGTGTTCAGTCATAAAATtattttgaagacttgTGGTACTACCACCACTTTGTTTTGTATCGAAAAGttatttgaagatatccGTCACTACGTCGCCAAGAAAGTTAACACTAAGGAAATCTTCAAGGTGTTTTATTCCAGAAGATCCTTTATGTTTCCAGAAAGACAACAAAGTGTGCATAAGGATTGGAAAAAGGAAGTCAAATTATTGAACGAGTACTTCATCAATGGCAAATCGTACGTGGTTGGTGACTTTGCCAGTGATGATCACTGGTATCTATATACTGGTGGTCAAAAAGATGATGAATGTAAAGCTCCAGGCTCCATCAGAGACCAAACCTTTGAAGTTTTGATGACGGATTTGGACCCGGGTAAAGCAGAGCAGTTTGTCACATCCAGAAAGCCCGGTTTTGAATCCTTCGTCAAGAAcggatttgaagaagatgacttgGGTCATGAATTTGGTTTCAAAACAATCAAGTCAACCAAATTAAACTCAATTTTTAATGACTATGATCAATTGAATAAACAggttggtggtgggtcAGCTCAACATTTACCTTCTCCAAAAGAAGATGGTGGATTTGAATCTGCCGGTCAATTCTTACCTTTCAACTTTGTTCATGATGCGTTTTCATTCACTCCATGTGGATTCTCATCCAATTCCATAAGCAGCAATAATGGAAGCTACTATTATACTTTACATATCACACCTGAATCAGGTTGGTCATATGCATCATTCGAAACCAATTTCCCATTTAGTTCcatttcaaattcttcaatcaacatCGTTGATGTTCtcatcaagattttgaaggtCTTTAGACCTGGTAGATTCTCAGTtactttgatcaatgaaattgacaCCAAAGGGGACGAAACTGAACTTAGTGAATTATTCAATTGTGATAGGAGATTATGTGATCTCAAttacaagaagaatgaaaGAGTATTGTACGATTTAGAATCCAATTATAAATtgttgtacttgaactttgaaaagttctAA
- the PET9 gene encoding ADP/ATP carrier protein (COG:C; EggNog:ENOG503NWSK), with product MDNHFLIDFMMGGVSAAVSKTAAAPIERVKLLIQNQDEMIKQGRLAKKYDGIAECFRRTAAEEGFTSFWRGNTANVIRYFPTQALNFAFKDKFKKMFGFKKEESYWKWFSGNLASGGLAGATSLAFVYSLDYARTRLANDAKSSKGDGQREFNGLFDVYKKTLASDGIAGLYRGFGPSVIGIVVYRGLYFGLYDSLKPVVLVGPLEGSFLASFLLGWTVTTGASTASYPLDTVRRRMMMTSGQAVKYKGAFDCAKQVIAAEGVASLFKGCGANILRGVAGAGVISMYDQLQVIIFGKKF from the coding sequence ATGGATAATCACTTTTTAATTGATTTTATGATGGGTGGTGTTTCCGCCGCCGTCTCTAAGACCGCCGCCGCTCCAATTGAAAGAGTTAAGCTTttgatccaaaatcaagatgAAATGATCAAGCAAGGTAGATTAGCTAAGAAATACGACGGTATCGCCGAATGTTTCAGAAGAACTGCTGCCGAAGAAGGTTTCACTTCTTTCTGGAGAGGTAACACTGCTAACGTTATCAGATACTTCCCAACCCAAGCTTTGAACTTCGCTTTCAAGGACAAGTTTAAGAAGATGTTCGGtttcaagaaggaagaatCTTACTGGAAATGGTTCTCCGGTAACTTGGCTTCTGGTGGTTTGGCTGGTGCCACTTCTTTGGCTTTTGTCTACTCTTTGGATTACGCTAGAACTAGATTGGCTAACGACGCCAAGTCTTCTAAGGGTGACGGTCAAAGAGAATTCAACGGTTTGTTCGATGTCTACAAGAAGACCTTAGCTTCCGATGGTATTGCTGGTTTGTACAGAGGTTTCGGTCCATCTGTTATCGGTATTGTTGTCTACAGAGGTTTGTACTTCGGTTTGTACGATTCCTTGAAACCAGTTGTTTTGGTTGGACCATTGGAAGGTTCTTTCTTagcttctttcttgttggGTTGGACTGTCACTACTGGTGCTTCTACTGCTTCTTACCCATTGGACACtgtcagaagaagaatgatGATGACCTCTGGTCAAGCCGTTAAGTACAAGGGTGCCTTTGACTGTGCTAAACAAGTTATTGCTGCTGAAGGTGTTGCTTCCTTGTTCAAGGGTTGCGGTGCTAACATCTTGAGAGGTGTTGCCGGTGCTGGTGTTATCTCCATGTATGATCAATTGCAAGTTATCATTTTCGGTAAGAAGTTTTAA
- the DNF1 gene encoding phospholipid transporting ATPase (EggNog:ENOG503NWQ9; COG:P), producing the protein MGQEDDDDSRNSPFVDQTYDSIASRYVDPDDSTKLSFNDSSGALNPRRSDKRVFSDDSFKTVKSPTEEFSFESTAYPPAGDDTDGEFSGMPTPSIRAEDSFSGNPSSVPVNRKPSLRFKLPTSAINQKNPKSPFADQNTFVVHEGNTYDLPQPNSPFTDRFQFHAMEEVDEGDEDPAYKYDESEGMKRHRWGTTRNKKGKPQRENVSRSKTLKRILKPQDVIRSFSTRGSQPNSNSNSKNNSRSNSIIRGPNTNSTVINAYNYSDDDSDIGEDDEEPVDPRDRRSEKRSVALNQPLPDQFIDPQTQEPITSYPRNKIRTTKYTPLSFLPKNISNQFLRNVANIYFLVLIVLGYFEIFGVPNPELSMVPLIVIVILTAIKDAIEDSRRTASDLEVNNQTTHILEDLGTNPDFVYENKNVGDEKISLWRRFKKFNSRLMLRMIGATKRNMTKEGRAKKIRDKANRELGENHTTNRKSFDSDVLSPRNSMAANENPFRKSFQSRASMSRRTKNLKFAKSYWKTVKVGDVLRIYNNEEIPADLIILSTSEADNGCYVETKNLDGETNLKVKQSLKYGNDHKITKADDIMNRRFQISSEGPHPNLYSYQGSIKYYDESINEENEDSININNLLLRGCTLRNTKWVIGIVVFTGDDTKIMINAGVTPTKQSKISRELNYYVFINFILLFLICLASGLVNGIYYRKSETSRDFFEFGTIGGTPWKNGIISFVVAVILYQSLIPISLYITIEIIKSAQAFFIYSDANMYYERLDFPCTPKSWSISDDLGQVEYVFSDKTGTLTQNLMEFKKCTINGISYGRAYTEALAGMRKRQGFNVEEEALVERERIEKDRIEMLDGLMSIYKDNEYVDELSFVSSEFVKDLEGANGAFQKKSNEHFMLALALCHSVLIEKDEDTGKLVLKAQSPDEAALVGTARSLGFAFVGNTKQGVLIDTQGVTKEYQILNVLEFNSTRKRMSALVKVPGNTEDDEPKVLLICKGADSIIYGRLSKTHNVKTLLDKTSADLEQFATEGLRTLCIAQREFSWTQYLEWNKRHKEASASLDNREEKMEMVADSIERELILLGGTAIEDRLQDGVPDSIALLAQAGIKLWVLTGDKVETAINIGFSCNLLGNDMELLIFKNDLSDEDKAKYGIRGGSNTQVIDQLVSSYLEIFFRMSGSLEELEAATGDHSPPSEGFGVVIDGDALKIVLNDDEIKRKFLLLCKQCKAVLCCRVSPSQKAGVVKLVKNTLDVMTLAIGDGSNDVAMIQAADIGVGIAGEEGRQAVMSSDYAIGQFRFLARLLLTHGRWSYKRLGEMIPNFFYKNVIFSFALFWFGVFSDFDGTYLFEFTYLMFYNLAFTSLPVIFMGVFDQDVSAKVSMLVPELYRSGILRLDFNQSKVWSYMIDGLYQSVISFMFPYLVYYKGFVDMAGLASNHRFWMGIIVTCIACVSCNFYILLHQYRWDWLSLLIVFLSIASVYFWTGVWTSALSSGEFYLAAAQMFGSLTFWACSVVGIMVSILPRFTYDFTQRIFWPKDVDIVRECWLRGDFDAYPEDYDPTDPNKVKVSEYSSEKIKNLGNSGSTSTTPNGSSLDSKNQSDLERQYHMNSSSTIQVDQVPIQSGQSMPLPQRQERKSIIDMFKRKSNVRSTYYDNSSFIDSYKEPQDSLKTEEIALDEFDKNIRRASRISSDNKRYSIDRRYPSEGRSNVRTSLEFPELTTSESLTQER; encoded by the coding sequence CCATTTGCCGACCAGAATACTTTTGTGGTCCATGAAGGCAACACCTATGACTTGCCACAACCCAATTCACCTTTCACTGACCGGTTTCAATTCCATGCCATGGAAGAGGTCGATGAGGGCGATGAGGATCCTGCTTACAAATACGACGAAAGTGAAGGTATGAAGAGGCACAGATGGGGTaccaccagaaacaaaaaggGAAAGCCTCAGAGGGAAAATGTCAGCAGGTCCAAGACCTTGAAACGAATCCTAAAGCCTCAAGATGTAATCAGATCATTCTCCACTAGAGGATCCCAACCCAACTCGAATTCCAACTCAAAGAACAATTCTCGTTCAAACTCCATAATCAGAGGCCCCAATACGAACAGCACTGTGATAAATGCCTACAACTACTCAGATGATGATTCTGATATTGGGGAGGATGATGAGGAGCCGGTGGATCCTAGAGATAGAAGGTCTGAAAAAAGATCGGTGGCCTTGAACCAACCGCTTCCTGACCAATTCATCGACCCTCAAACCCAGGAGCCCATCACACTGTATCCTAGAAACAAGATCAGAACTACGAAATACACTCCCTTGTCATTTTTACCCAAGAATATTTCCAATCAGTTTCTACGAAATGTTGCAAACATTTATTTCCTTGTATTGATTGTCTTGGGCTACTTTGAGATTTTTGGCGTTCCAAACCCAGAGTTGTCTATGGTGCCATTGATTGTAATTGTTATTTTGACTGCAATCAAGGATGCCATTGAAGACTCTAGGAGAACTGCTTCGGACTTGGAGGTCAATAACCAAACTACTCacattttggaagatttgggCACCAATCCTGATTTTGTTtatgaaaacaaaaatgtGGGTGACGAGAAGATCTCCCTTTGGAGaaggttcaagaaattcaacTCGAGATTGATGTTGAGAATGATCGGTGCAACCAAAAGAAATATGACGAAGGAAGGAAGAGCCAAAAAAATAAGAGATAAGGCTAACAGAGAGTTGGGAGAAAACCACACTACCAACCGTAAGAGTTTTGATAGCGATGTTTTATCACCTCGTAATTCTATGGCAGCCAACGAAAACCCCTTTCGCAAGTCTTTTCAAAGCAGAGCGTCTATGTCCAGGAGGACGAAGAATCTTAAGTTCGCTAAGAGTTACTGGAAAACTGtcaaagttggtgatgtgcTAAGAATTTACAACAATGAGGAAATCCCTGCTGACTTGATCATCTTATCTACCAGTGAAGCAGATAATGGTTGTTATGTCGAAACGAAAAATCTCGATGGTGAAACAAATTTAAAGGTTAAACAATCCTTGAAATATGGTAATGATCataaaatcaccaaagcCGATGATATCATGAATAGAAGATTCCAAATCAGCAGTGAAGGTCCTCATCCAAACTTGTATTCTTACCAAGGAAGTATCAAATACTACGATGAAAGTATTAATGAGGAGAATGAAGACTCtatcaacatcaacaatcTCTTGTTGAGAGGTTGTACTTTAAGAAACACGAAGTGGGTGATTGGGATAGTTGTTTTCACAGGGGATGACACAAAAATCATGATCAATGCTGGTGTAACACCTACCAAACAATCGAAGATATCTAGAGAATTAAACTACTatgttttcatcaattttaTTTTATTATTTTTAATATGTTTGGCTTCAGGTTTGGTCAATGGTATTTATTACCGAAAGAGTGAGACCTCAAGGGACTTTTTTGAGTTCGGTACCATCGGTGGTACTCCGTGGAAAAATGGTATTATCAgttttgttgttgctgtGATCTTGTATCAATCATTGATTCCAATTTCCTTGTACATTACtattgaaatcatcaaatcaGCGCAGGCTTTTTTCATCTACTCTGATGCCAACATGTATTATGAGAGATTGGATTTCCCATGTACCCCTAAGTCCTGGTCTATTTCCGATGATTTAGGTCAAGTGGAGTATGTTTTCAGTGATAAGACTGGTACTTTAACACAGAACTTAATGGAATTCAAGAAGTGTACCATTAACGGTATTTCTTATGGTAGAGCTTATACAGAAGCATTGGCTGGTATGAGAAAACGTCAAGGATTCAAcgtcgaagaagaagctcttgTTGAGAGAGAAAGAATAGAGAAAGACCGTATTGAAATGCTAGATGGTTTAATGTCAATCTATAAAGACAACGAATATGTGGATGAATTAAGCTTTGTATCTTCAGAATTTGTTAAAGACTTGGAAGGGGCCAATGGTGctttccaaaagaagtCAAATGAACATTTTATGTTAGCATTAGCTTTGTGTCATTCTgttttgattgaaaaagaCGAAGACACAGGTAAATTAGTATTGAAGGCTCAATCTCCAGATGAAGCTGCTCTTGTTGGAACGGCTAGAAGTTTGGGTTTTGCATTTGTGGGAAATACAAAGCAAGGTGTCCTTATCGATACTCAAGGTGTAACCAAGGAATATCAAATTTTGAACGTTTTGGAATTCAATTCtacaagaaagagaatGAGTGCTTTGGTTAAAGTACCTGGAAACACTGAAGACGACGAGCCGAAGGTTTTGTTAATTTGCAAAGGTGCCGATTCCATTATCTATGGAAGATTATCTAAGACTCATAACGTTAAGACTCTTTTGGACAAAACTTCAGCGGATCTCGAACAATTTGCAACTGAAGGTTTGCGTACTTTATGTATTGCACAACGAGAATTCAGCTGGACCCAATACCTTGAATGGAATAAGCGCCACAAAGAAGCGTCTGCTTCTCTTGATAATAGAGAAGAGAAGATGGAAATGGTTGCCGATTCTATCGAAAGAGAGTTGATCTTATTAGGTGGTACAGCTATTGAAGATAGATTACAGGATGGTGTTCCAGACTCTATTGCTCTTTTGGCCCAAGCAGGTATAAAGTTGTGGGTCTTAACTGGTGATAAGGTTGAAACGGCTATCAACATCGGGTTTTCATGTAACTTGTTGGGTAATGACATGGAGTTATTGATTTTTAAGAACGATTTgagtgatgaagataaagCTAAGTATGGTATAAGAGGTGGCTCTAATACCCAAGTGATAGATCAATTGGTCAGCAGCTACTTGGAAATATTTTTCCGAATGTCTGGTTCTTTAGAAGAATTAGAGGCTGCCACTGGTGATCACTCTCCTCCTAGCGAAGGTTTCGGAGTAGTCattgatggtgatgctTTGAAAATCGTTTTGAATGATGACGAAATCAAGAGGAAATTCTTATTATTGTGTAAGCAGTGTAAAGCTGTTTTATGTTGTAGAGTTTCCCCTAGTCAAAAAGCAGGAGTTGTTAAGCTTGTTAAGAACACCTTGGATGTTATGACTTTAgcaattggtgatggttctAATGATGTTGCCATGATTCAAGCTGCTGATATCGGTGTCGGTATCGCTGGTGAAGAGGGCAGACAAGCCGTTATGTCGTCAGATTATGCCATTGGTCAGTTCCGGTTCTTGGCTCGGTTGTTATTAACCCACGGAAGATGGTCTTATAAGAGACTTGGTGAAATGATTCCTAATTTCTTCTATAAGAATGTCATTTTCTCGTTTGCCTTATTCTGGTTCGGGGTTTTCtctgattttgatggaaCTTATTTGTTTGAATTCACTTATTTGATGTTCTATAACTTGGCGTTTACATCTTTACCAGTTATTTTTATGGGAGTTTTTGATCAGGACGTAAGTGCCAAAGTATCGATGCTTGTGCCTGAATTGTACAGAAGTGGTATTTTGAGATTAGATTTCAACCAAAGCAAGGTCTGGAGTTACATGATTGATGGGTTGTACCAATCAGTGATTTCATTCATGTTCCCATACTTGGTTTATTACAAGGGTTTCGTCGATATGGCTGGTTTAGCTCTGAACCACAGATTCTGGATGGGAATAATCGTTACCTGTATCGCATGTGTTTCATGTAACTTCTACATTCTTTTACACCAGTATAGATGGGATTGGTTATCTTTATTAATCGTTTTCCTTTCTATTGCACTGGTCTATTTCTGGACTGGTGTGTGGACGTCAGCTTTATCCAGTGGAGAGTTTTATTTAGCTGCAGCACAAATGTTCGGAAGTTTGACATTTTGGGCGTGCTCAGTAGTCGGTATCATGGTATCGATTCTCCCAAGATTCACCTACGATTTCACGCAAAGAATCTTCTGGCccaaagatgttgatatTGTTAGAGAATGTTGGCTCAGGGGAGATTTCGACGCGTACCCTGAAGATTACGATCCAACTGATCCCAATAAAGTCAAGGTTAGTGAATACAGTAGtgaaaagatcaagaacttgggtAACTCTGGTAGTACCTCAACTACGCCAAACGGTAGTTCTTTGGACTCTAAGAACCAAAGTGATTTGGAAAGACAGTATCACATGAACTCATCTAGCACcattcaagttgaccaagtgCCAATTCAAAGTGGTCAATCCATGCCATTGCCACAAAGACAGGAAAGAAAGCTGATCATCGACATGTTCAAGCGCAAGTCGAACGTAAGGTCTACTTACTACGATAATAGCTCGTTCATTGACAGCTATAAAGAACCTCAGGATTCGTTGAAGACAGAAGAAATAGCCTTGGACGAATTCGACAAAAACATCAGAAGAGCTTCCAGAATCTCCTCTGATAACAAAAGATACTCAATTGATAGAAGGTATCCCTCGGAAGGCCGAAGCAACGTCAGAACCTCTTTGGAGTTCCCGGAGCTCACCACATCCGAATCCTTAACTCAGGAGAGATGA